From Parus major isolate Abel linkage group LGE22, Parus_major1.1, whole genome shotgun sequence, one genomic window encodes:
- the LOC107215680 gene encoding keratin, type II cytoskeletal 80 has protein sequence MTNPSSAFSSGSLCSGEVSGRMSRGRAAPSPSPERRSPDGGASDGRGSPGSLRCLPRSPFSGDGRLPGPVRLDIDTDFQAVRQQEKEDIKVLNNQFVTLIEKVQSLEQQNKILTTRWNFLKDQDNSHSDSDIKAIYEQYMSKMNQEMKALNYEQENLESELAKVLSTMDTFRSKYEDEIRLCSGMEFTFMELKKDLDVSTLHRTELEVKLKGLQELLELKKTIYEQELEELLTEIKDISVVLGIDSCSRPDLGRIVEDVRAQYEFLALRSWEEAEALTRRKLTDSSSQSGSFGGHLLDSRREIADLNIQIQKLRSCIVSQKXQCLYLEEHIREAGEQGEGTLRDAKAKVAGLEEALQRSREHMAHLVREYQELMNIKLALDVEILTYRKLMEGEESSMEQPIPTVISAVHSCPKPLSASTLRNSRLFARGSGDTEPSGGSTRSPRRAQDVLGTPDTGTQPKLSSEAPEECS, from the exons ATGACcaaccccagctctgccttctccagCGGCTCCCTGTGCTCCGGTGAGGTGTCGGGGAGGATGAGCCGCGGCAGAGCCGCCCCGAGCCCGTCCCCGGAGCGCCGCAGCCCCGACGGCGGCGCCAGCGACGGCCGCGGCTCCCCGGGCAGCCTCCGCTGCCTGCCCCGCTCGCCCTTCTCCGGGGACGGCAGGCTCCCGGGCCCCGTGCGCCTGGACATCGACACCGACTTCCAGGCCGTGcggcagcaggagaaggaggacaTCAAAGTGCTCAACAACCAGTTCGTGACCCTGATCGAGAAG GTccagagcttggagcagcagaacaagaTCCTGACGaccaggtggaacttcctgaAGGACCAGGACAATTCCCACTCTGACTCGGACATCAAGGCCATCTATGAGCAGTACATGAGCAAAATGAACCAGGAGATGAAGGCGCTCAACTATGAGCAGGAAAACCTGGAGTCGGAGCTGGCAAAGGTCCTGAGCACCATGGACACCTTCCGGAGCAA GTACGAGGATGAAATTCGTCTTTGCAGCGGGATGGAATTCACCTTCATGGAGCTGAAAAAG GATCTGGATGTGAGCACCTTGCACCGAACAGAGCTGGAGGTGAAGCTCAaagggctccaggagctgctggagctgaagaAAACCATCTATGAGCAG GaactggaggagctgctgacgGAAATCAAGGACATTTCTGTGGTGCTGGGAATCGACAGCTGCTCCCGGCCAGACCTGGGCAGGATCGTGGAGGACGTCAGGGCTCAGTATGAATTCCTGGCCCTGCGGAGCTGGGAAGAGGCTGAGGCCCTCACCCGGAGGAAG ctcaccgacagcagctcccagtctGGCTCCTTTGGGGGGCACCTCCTCGACAGCCGTCGGGAAATCGCAGATCTCAACATCCAGATCCAGAAACTCCGGTCCTGCATCGTGTCCCAGAAGN TCCAGTGCCTGTACCTGGAGGAACACATCCGTGAGGCTGGCGAGCAGGGGGAGGGGACCCTCAGGGACGCCAAGGCCAAGGTGGCCGGGCTGGAGGAGGCCCTGCAGCGCAGCCGGGAGCACATGGCTCACCTGGTCCGGGAGTACCAGGAGCTCATGAACATCAAACTGGCCCTGGATGTGGAGATCCTCACCTACAGGAAGCTCATggaaggggaggagagcag catGGAGCAGCCCATTCCCACTGTCATCAGCGCTGTCCACTCCTGCCCAAAGCCCC TTTCTGCCAGCACCCTGCGGAATTCGCGGCTGTTTGCCCGGGGCTCAGGGGACACGGAGCCAAGCggaggcagcaccaggagccccaggagagcccAGGACGTGCTGGGGACTCCGGACACCGGGACCCAGCCCAAGCTCAGCTCCGAAGCCCCCGAGGAATGTTCGTAG